One stretch of Cohnella algarum DNA includes these proteins:
- a CDS encoding ABC transporter substrate-binding protein, with protein MAKKSVFQMIALLLALSLALAACGGGNDNGSASSGSSGSPSAGSGGSESPSDPNKEVEFTIGYATGDPATKQAIADSIKAFTEANPHINIVDVSEGTTSSYLDWLKTKDAVGEFPDLVEMRDTQLFADAGKIVELPQDLVDLFETVPEVDGKKYNAPLTLTAPQGIIYSKKAYADAGVTELPKTYGEFLDIQEKLKATGMTPIVVGGKDIFHMGFWLNKFLIDEVYVHDPDWNSKRTAKQVSFTDEGPVKAMTDYKELFRKYVDKGFLSTADNQTASILVSGKAAQLFSGPWMFTQIAEADPSFEFGFYALPDEEGKVNVLGLPTPAGWSLSAEAAKDADKLEAMKAFVRFFFSPEQYAAYLKTANGIPSTKEKVTYESTPQMQTVLELMADPNVTKSLAINNWWGENLIPPQFRNWYYKLMQELVLEDGDVVEYMKKADAEYDAQVQANQQ; from the coding sequence ATGGCAAAAAAATCGGTTTTTCAAATGATTGCCCTTTTGCTGGCCCTGTCGCTTGCGCTCGCCGCGTGCGGAGGCGGCAACGATAACGGTTCCGCAAGCTCCGGGTCTTCCGGCTCGCCGTCCGCGGGCTCCGGAGGAAGCGAATCCCCGTCGGACCCGAATAAAGAAGTCGAATTCACGATCGGGTACGCGACCGGAGACCCGGCGACCAAGCAGGCGATCGCCGATTCGATCAAGGCGTTTACCGAAGCGAACCCGCATATCAACATCGTCGACGTCAGCGAAGGCACGACGTCCTCCTATCTGGATTGGCTGAAAACGAAGGACGCGGTCGGCGAGTTCCCCGATCTGGTCGAAATGCGCGATACGCAGCTGTTCGCCGATGCGGGCAAAATCGTCGAGCTCCCGCAGGACCTGGTCGACCTGTTCGAGACGGTTCCCGAAGTGGACGGCAAAAAGTACAACGCGCCGCTTACGCTGACCGCCCCGCAAGGCATCATTTACAGCAAAAAAGCGTACGCAGACGCGGGCGTGACCGAGCTTCCGAAGACGTACGGCGAATTTTTGGACATCCAGGAGAAATTGAAAGCGACCGGCATGACGCCGATCGTCGTCGGCGGCAAAGATATATTCCATATGGGCTTTTGGCTCAACAAATTTCTCATCGACGAAGTGTACGTCCACGATCCGGACTGGAACTCCAAACGCACCGCCAAGCAGGTCAGCTTCACCGACGAAGGTCCGGTCAAGGCGATGACCGACTATAAGGAGCTGTTCCGGAAGTACGTGGACAAAGGGTTCCTGAGCACGGCGGACAACCAGACGGCTTCGATTCTGGTCTCCGGCAAGGCGGCTCAGCTGTTCTCCGGCCCGTGGATGTTCACGCAGATCGCGGAAGCCGATCCGAGCTTCGAATTCGGCTTCTATGCGCTGCCGGACGAGGAGGGCAAAGTGAACGTGCTCGGCCTGCCGACGCCGGCCGGCTGGTCGCTTTCGGCCGAGGCGGCCAAGGATGCCGACAAGCTCGAAGCGATGAAGGCGTTCGTCAGGTTCTTTTTCAGCCCCGAACAATATGCCGCTTATTTGAAAACAGCCAACGGCATTCCGTCCACGAAGGAAAAGGTCACCTACGAATCGACGCCGCAAATGCAAACCGTGCTTGAACTGATGGCGGATCCGAACGTGACGAAATCGCTCGCGATCAACAACTGGTGGGGCGAAAACCTCATCCCGCCGCAATTCCGCAACTGGTACTACAAACTGATGCAGGAGCTCGTGCTGGAAGACGGCGACGTCGTCGAATATATGAAGAAGGCCGACGCCGAATACGACGCGCAAGTGCAAGCGAACCAGCAATAA
- a CDS encoding sugar ABC transporter permease, which yields MAKTTAAPKKKRKWPIFAILFILPSFVLYTSFVIVPTVSSMYLSFTSWDGVSPDIRFIGLSNFQEMLRSERVHNALRNTLILSVVLVLLENVAALALAMLVDQVRWMRNLFRSVFYFPVLLSGVVMGFIWTIILNYNFGVFNQLLDMLGLAAAKADWLGDPDFAMLSIILSTVWKSAGYYMIIYLAGLQGIPQELSEAASIDGAGRMQQFRHITFPLLAGSVTVCMVLSMINSLKIFDQIAVMTDGGRASRPKR from the coding sequence GTGGCCAAGACGACCGCGGCACCGAAAAAAAAGAGAAAATGGCCGATTTTCGCGATTTTGTTTATTTTGCCCTCGTTCGTGCTCTATACGTCGTTCGTCATCGTTCCTACTGTAAGCAGCATGTATTTGAGCTTTACCTCATGGGACGGGGTCAGCCCCGATATCCGGTTTATCGGATTAAGCAACTTTCAGGAGATGCTCCGCAGCGAACGGGTTCACAACGCTCTCCGCAACACGCTGATTTTGTCGGTCGTGCTCGTTCTGCTCGAGAACGTCGCGGCGCTCGCGCTGGCGATGCTGGTCGATCAGGTGCGCTGGATGCGCAATCTGTTCCGCAGCGTGTTCTATTTTCCGGTGCTGCTTAGCGGCGTCGTGATGGGCTTCATCTGGACGATCATTCTGAACTATAATTTCGGAGTATTCAATCAACTTCTCGACATGCTCGGTTTGGCCGCGGCCAAGGCCGATTGGCTCGGCGACCCGGATTTCGCCATGCTCTCGATCATTCTGTCAACCGTTTGGAAATCGGCAGGCTACTATATGATCATTTATCTCGCCGGACTTCAGGGCATTCCGCAGGAGCTGTCCGAGGCCGCCTCGATCGACGGAGCGGGCCGCATGCAGCAATTCCGGCACATTACGTTTCCTCTGCTCGCGGGCTCGGTAACGGTTTGCATGGTATTGTCCATGATCAACTCGCTGAAAATATTCGATCAAATCGCCGTCATGACCGACGGGGGCCGGGCTTCGCGACCGAAACGCTGA
- a CDS encoding carbohydrate ABC transporter permease, with translation MNKATVNDIVIFIATLLLAIVFFFPIFFNLMSAFKSNAEIMRDAIAFPEGFYLDSFNYLLTETDYPAAIVNSLILTAVSIALMIVFIPMAAYAIERTNAKWTNFIFLFFLSGMMVPFQSYMIPLFKEMKMLGLYGTLAAPILIYVSGAVGFGCLLYTSFLKGIPREIEESAAMDGCSRFVTFWRIVFPLLGPCTASLVVLNGLGIWNDFLMPMLVLPSGKPKTMIVEIFYYVGEFSSRWDMIFAGTAMSIVPVLIVFLLLQKYFVKGISTGAIKG, from the coding sequence GTGAATAAAGCGACCGTAAACGATATCGTCATATTTATCGCGACGCTCCTGCTGGCGATCGTCTTCTTTTTCCCGATTTTCTTCAATCTGATGTCGGCGTTCAAAAGCAATGCGGAAATCATGCGGGACGCGATCGCGTTTCCGGAAGGCTTTTATTTGGACAGCTTCAATTATTTGCTGACGGAAACCGATTATCCGGCCGCGATCGTCAACAGCCTCATCCTGACCGCCGTTTCGATCGCGCTGATGATCGTCTTCATCCCGATGGCCGCATACGCGATCGAACGGACGAACGCCAAGTGGACGAACTTCATCTTTCTATTTTTCCTGTCGGGGATGATGGTCCCGTTCCAGTCGTACATGATTCCGTTGTTCAAAGAGATGAAAATGCTCGGGCTGTACGGCACGCTGGCCGCGCCGATTTTGATTTACGTTTCCGGCGCGGTCGGGTTCGGCTGTTTGCTGTACACGAGCTTTCTGAAAGGCATTCCCCGGGAAATCGAGGAATCGGCGGCGATGGACGGCTGCTCCCGGTTCGTAACCTTTTGGCGGATCGTGTTCCCGCTGCTCGGGCCGTGCACGGCGAGCCTGGTCGTCCTGAACGGGCTGGGCATCTGGAATGACTTTCTGATGCCGATGCTGGTGCTTCCGTCCGGCAAGCCGAAAACGATGATCGTCGAAATTTTCTACTATGTCGGCGAGTTTTCCTCGCGTTGGGACATGATTTTCGCCGGAACGGCGATGTCGATCGTACCGGTGCTCATCGTTTTCCTGCTGCTGCAAAAATATTTCGTCAAAGGCATTTCAACGGGCGCGATCAAAGGGTAG
- a CDS encoding PsbP-related protein yields MEWKKNAKSLLKWSIPLSLAVVLAACGGNDNNGGSSPSASASASASASPSASPSASPSASPSESASASPSEEASASPSAEAAAGFKTYEDAESGMSIQYPEDWTETQVAGALIAFLSPLGENDAFAENINLIAQDLGGQEVTMDQYAELTIAQLETVITDFNLLEQETAELNGVPATMISYTGTQGELDLAWTQVFAIKDGIVYVYSYTGQPATEEEFAPIVEQTVASWKF; encoded by the coding sequence ATGGAGTGGAAGAAAAACGCAAAGAGCTTGCTGAAATGGTCGATTCCGCTAAGTTTGGCCGTCGTGTTGGCCGCATGCGGAGGCAATGACAATAACGGGGGGAGCTCGCCTTCGGCCAGCGCCAGCGCAAGCGCAAGCGCAAGTCCGAGCGCAAGTCCGTCGGCCAGCCCGAGCGCAAGCCCGTCCGAAAGCGCCAGCGCCAGCCCGAGCGAAGAAGCGAGCGCTTCTCCGTCCGCGGAAGCGGCAGCCGGCTTCAAAACGTACGAGGACGCGGAAAGCGGCATGAGCATTCAATATCCGGAAGACTGGACGGAAACCCAAGTGGCGGGTGCTCTCATCGCCTTCTTGTCGCCGCTCGGCGAGAACGACGCGTTTGCCGAAAACATCAATCTGATCGCGCAGGATTTGGGCGGCCAGGAAGTGACGATGGACCAGTATGCCGAGCTTACGATCGCCCAATTGGAGACGGTCATTACCGACTTCAACCTCTTGGAGCAAGAGACCGCCGAACTGAACGGCGTTCCGGCGACGATGATTTCGTACACGGGCACGCAAGGCGAGCTGGATCTTGCCTGGACCCAAGTGTTTGCCATCAAGGACGGCATCGTTTACGTGTATTCGTACACCGGGCAGCCGGCGACCGAAGAAGAGTTTGCGCCGATCGTGGAGCAAACCGTCGCGAGCTGGAAGTTCTGA
- a CDS encoding metal-dependent hydrolase gives MELIYHGHSCLQIVTEGKSIVIDPFLRGNELAVTKPEDIKADYVLLTHAHTDHILDAEPIAKTNGAPVVAAVELADYMSGKGLKTIGMNIGGTIDLGFAKATMVQAVHSSGIQLEGDKAIYGGLAAGYMIRAEGLTILHTGDTALFGDMQLIGKRHKPDAVFLPIGDHFTMGPDDALQAAEWFGASWTVPVHYNTFAPIRQDAEAFVKRLGEIGLKGKVLAPGESFVLPA, from the coding sequence ATGGAACTGATTTACCACGGACATTCCTGTCTGCAAATCGTAACGGAAGGGAAATCGATCGTCATCGATCCTTTCCTGCGGGGCAACGAACTTGCCGTGACGAAGCCGGAGGATATAAAAGCCGACTACGTGCTCCTTACCCACGCCCATACCGATCATATTCTCGACGCCGAACCGATCGCCAAGACGAACGGCGCTCCCGTCGTCGCCGCGGTCGAGCTTGCCGATTACATGTCGGGCAAAGGGCTGAAGACGATCGGCATGAACATAGGCGGGACGATCGATCTCGGCTTCGCCAAGGCGACGATGGTGCAAGCCGTTCACAGCTCCGGCATTCAACTGGAGGGCGATAAAGCGATTTACGGCGGCTTGGCCGCGGGCTATATGATTCGCGCCGAAGGGTTGACGATTTTACATACGGGCGACACGGCGCTGTTCGGCGACATGCAGCTCATCGGCAAGCGCCACAAGCCGGACGCCGTCTTTTTGCCGATCGGGGACCACTTTACGATGGGACCGGACGACGCGCTGCAAGCGGCCGAGTGGTTCGGCGCAAGCTGGACGGTTCCCGTCCATTACAATACGTTCGCTCCGATCCGGCAGGATGCCGAGGCGTTCGTCAAGCGGCTCGGGGAAATCGGGCTCAAAGGCAAGGTGCTCGCCCCGGGCGAAAGCTTCGTGCTGCCGGCGTAA
- a CDS encoding Gfo/Idh/MocA family protein, with translation MEKVRFGVIGTNWITEAFIQAAKETPDFELTAVYSRTTERAREFADKHGAAGAYDDIGGMAAGGEIDAVYIASPNFLHAEHAIACMRHGVHVLCEKPLASNAAEARAMIEASERHGVVLMEAIKPVFLPNFAVIRDSLGKIGNVRRYFASFCQYSSRYDAFRAGTVLNAFNPALSNGALMDLGIYCLYPAIALFGRPLEAKANGVMLSSGVDGEGSMLLRYPDMEGVIQYSKISSSSLPSEIQGEDGTIVIDQISQPSRVEIRYRDGRILDASVPQSASTMTYEARAFIEAVKAGERRSAFYSPSDSLAVMETMDEARRQMGLVYPADAKS, from the coding sequence ATGGAAAAAGTTCGCTTTGGCGTTATCGGAACAAACTGGATTACGGAAGCTTTCATTCAAGCGGCGAAAGAAACGCCCGATTTCGAATTGACCGCCGTGTACTCGCGAACGACGGAACGGGCCCGGGAATTCGCGGACAAGCACGGGGCCGCGGGCGCGTACGACGATATCGGGGGGATGGCGGCCGGCGGGGAAATCGATGCGGTTTACATCGCAAGCCCGAATTTTCTGCACGCGGAGCACGCGATTGCCTGCATGCGTCACGGCGTTCACGTGCTGTGCGAGAAGCCGCTGGCTTCGAACGCGGCGGAAGCGAGGGCGATGATCGAAGCGTCGGAGCGGCACGGGGTCGTTCTGATGGAGGCGATCAAGCCGGTTTTCTTGCCGAATTTCGCGGTCATTCGCGACAGTCTGGGCAAAATCGGCAACGTTCGGCGGTATTTCGCGAGCTTCTGTCAATACTCTTCGCGCTACGACGCTTTCCGGGCGGGAACGGTGCTGAACGCGTTCAATCCCGCGCTTTCGAACGGCGCTCTGATGGACCTGGGCATTTATTGCTTGTACCCGGCCATCGCGCTGTTCGGACGGCCCCTGGAAGCGAAGGCGAACGGAGTCATGCTTTCCTCCGGCGTCGACGGGGAAGGGAGCATGCTCCTTCGTTATCCGGACATGGAGGGCGTCATTCAATATTCGAAAATATCGAGCTCCTCGCTGCCGAGCGAGATTCAAGGGGAAGACGGGACGATCGTCATCGACCAGATCAGCCAGCCGTCCCGGGTGGAAATTCGTTACCGCGACGGCCGGATTCTCGATGCGAGCGTTCCGCAATCCGCCAGCACGATGACGTACGAAGCCCGGGCGTTCATCGAAGCGGTAAAAGCGGGAGAGCGGCGGTCCGCGTTTTACTCGCCGTCCGACTCCTTGGCGGTCATGGAAACGATGGACGAGGCGCGCAGGCAGATGGGCCTCGTCTATCCGGCCGACGCGAAATCGTAA
- a CDS encoding aldo/keto reductase, with translation MNKLQIRGTELRISQIGLGSALFGSKISRGDAFRLMDLYADRGGNMVDTAEVYANWLPDTEPSASEKTIGEWMKARGNRNRLVVTTKGAHPRTETMSVGRMSEAEVREDVEGSLRRLQVTEIDLYWLHRDDTARGAGEIVEMMNGFVREGKIRCFGCSNWTVERMREAQAYAEARGLRGFCANQMMWSLAAADKSRLADPSLVPMDEAMYELHRETGLAAIPYSSQAQGVFTKWEEGTHAEDDERIAAQYRSADNVARWIRASRLAAELSLPLNRIVLGYLLSQPFPTIPIVGPNTPGQLLDSLEAAETKLTPEQLAWLDKGEA, from the coding sequence GTGAATAAACTGCAAATTCGCGGCACGGAGCTTCGCATCTCGCAAATCGGACTGGGCTCGGCGCTGTTCGGCAGCAAAATTTCGCGCGGCGACGCTTTTCGCCTGATGGACCTTTATGCGGATCGCGGCGGAAACATGGTGGATACGGCGGAGGTGTACGCCAACTGGCTGCCGGATACGGAGCCAAGCGCCAGCGAGAAAACGATCGGCGAGTGGATGAAGGCGAGAGGCAACCGGAACCGGCTCGTCGTGACGACAAAGGGGGCGCATCCGCGCACGGAGACGATGTCGGTCGGCCGGATGTCCGAAGCGGAAGTCCGCGAAGATGTCGAAGGGAGCCTGCGGCGCCTGCAGGTGACGGAAATCGATTTGTATTGGCTGCATCGCGACGACACGGCGCGCGGGGCGGGAGAAATCGTCGAGATGATGAACGGGTTCGTGCGGGAAGGAAAAATCCGCTGCTTCGGATGCTCGAACTGGACGGTGGAGCGGATGCGGGAGGCGCAGGCTTACGCGGAGGCGCGCGGACTTCGGGGTTTCTGCGCCAATCAGATGATGTGGAGCCTGGCCGCCGCCGACAAAAGCCGGCTGGCCGACCCTTCGCTCGTCCCGATGGACGAGGCGATGTACGAGCTGCACCGGGAAACCGGGCTTGCGGCGATCCCCTATTCGTCTCAGGCGCAAGGCGTTTTCACCAAGTGGGAGGAAGGAACGCACGCCGAAGACGACGAACGGATCGCGGCCCAGTACCGCAGCGCGGACAATGTCGCCCGCTGGATACGGGCCAGCCGGCTCGCCGCCGAGCTGTCGCTGCCGCTGAACCGGATCGTGCTCGGCTACCTGCTTAGCCAGCCGTTTCCGACGATCCCGATCGTCGGGCCGAATACGCCCGGGCAGCTGCTCGACAGCCTCGAAGCGGCCGAGACGAAGCTGACGCCGGAGCAGCTGGCCTGGCTGGATAAAGGGGAGGCGTAA
- a CDS encoding alpha/beta fold hydrolase: MNKSSTVRYAIAVAALALALNLPAAVSAAEGSGIPTASAQAAAADAAGGSGLVPLRVAAETLGASVKWQGAGKIAVARGPIEIQLQVGQTSAVVNGETRDAGSAVRTIDGKTYVSLDFLAQALDSRIGWDEAAGKLVIAEDDFVARANEFVYRLARGDAASAAGSFSSALQSALPAPALSAIWPNLAQAYGLTDKQLSSSHESNAVHTSVGLAYESAVGPFDVTVRFDADGRLDDFNFAPASAAEPYKAPAYDDPAGYEERDVVVGEGAFALPGTLTMPKGEGPFPAVVLVHGSGPHDRDSTIGGAKPFRDLAVGLAGEGIAVLRYEKVTLEHTVKSSAAADFTIEDETVNDALKAVGLLAQTDGIDPRRIYVVGHSQGGFAVPKLIESDAEGSVAGAVLLSSPSGTFGDVLVEQQQEALDRLKRLGFPQETLAAQEQALAAYANIVSVLNDPQFSTDNLPSPEQFALQPAYWWYDIRDYVPSETAKTQTRPLLILQGENDWQVSMKQFEGWKEALKGRTDVEYKSYPNMNHLLTEYEGISVGAEYNRAANVPAEFIADIAAWVKKR; the protein is encoded by the coding sequence ATGAACAAATCGTCCACCGTCCGCTACGCCATCGCCGTTGCCGCTCTCGCGCTTGCGCTGAACTTGCCTGCGGCCGTATCGGCGGCCGAAGGCTCCGGGATTCCGACCGCGTCCGCGCAGGCCGCCGCCGCGGATGCGGCCGGCGGAAGCGGGCTCGTTCCGCTTCGGGTCGCCGCCGAAACGCTGGGCGCATCCGTCAAATGGCAAGGAGCGGGCAAAATCGCCGTCGCCCGCGGTCCGATCGAGATCCAGCTGCAAGTCGGGCAAACGTCCGCGGTCGTAAACGGAGAGACGCGGGATGCCGGCTCCGCCGTTCGGACGATCGACGGCAAAACGTACGTATCGCTCGATTTTTTAGCTCAAGCGCTGGACAGCCGCATCGGCTGGGACGAAGCGGCCGGGAAGCTCGTCATCGCCGAGGACGATTTCGTCGCCCGGGCGAACGAATTCGTTTACCGGCTCGCCCGCGGCGACGCCGCTTCCGCGGCCGGTTCCTTCAGCTCGGCGCTTCAGTCCGCGCTGCCTGCTCCGGCTTTATCGGCGATATGGCCGAATCTGGCGCAAGCGTACGGCTTGACGGACAAACAATTGTCCTCGTCGCACGAGTCCAATGCCGTACATACGAGCGTCGGCCTCGCCTACGAGTCCGCGGTCGGACCGTTCGACGTGACGGTTCGCTTCGATGCGGACGGCCGGCTCGACGACTTCAACTTTGCGCCGGCATCCGCCGCCGAGCCGTATAAAGCCCCGGCATACGACGATCCGGCGGGCTACGAGGAGCGGGACGTCGTCGTCGGCGAAGGCGCGTTCGCCCTGCCCGGCACGCTCACGATGCCGAAGGGCGAAGGCCCGTTCCCGGCCGTCGTGCTCGTTCACGGCTCGGGGCCGCACGACCGGGACTCCACGATAGGCGGCGCCAAGCCGTTCCGGGATTTGGCCGTCGGACTGGCGGGCGAGGGCATCGCGGTGCTCCGCTACGAAAAAGTGACGTTGGAGCATACGGTCAAATCGTCCGCCGCGGCCGACTTTACGATCGAAGACGAGACGGTGAACGACGCGCTGAAGGCCGTCGGCCTGCTGGCGCAAACGGACGGCATCGATCCGCGGCGCATCTACGTCGTCGGTCACAGCCAGGGAGGATTCGCCGTTCCGAAGCTGATCGAGTCGGACGCCGAAGGATCCGTCGCCGGGGCCGTGCTCCTCTCGAGCCCGAGCGGCACGTTCGGGGACGTTCTGGTCGAGCAGCAGCAGGAAGCGCTCGACAGGCTGAAGCGGCTCGGCTTTCCGCAGGAGACGCTGGCGGCCCAGGAGCAGGCGCTGGCGGCGTATGCGAATATCGTAAGTGTGCTTAACGATCCGCAATTTTCGACCGATAATCTTCCTTCGCCCGAGCAGTTCGCGCTGCAGCCCGCCTACTGGTGGTACGACATTCGCGATTACGTGCCGTCGGAAACGGCCAAAACGCAAACCAGGCCGCTGCTCATTCTTCAGGGAGAAAACGATTGGCAAGTTTCGATGAAGCAATTCGAGGGTTGGAAAGAAGCGTTAAAAGGCCGGACCGATGTCGAGTACAAATCGTATCCGAACATGAATCACCTGCTGACGGAATACGAAGGAATTTCCGTCGGCGCGGAATATAATCGGGCCGCCAACGTCCCGGCCGAGTTCATCGCAGACATCGCCGCCTGGGTGAAAAAGCGTTAA
- a CDS encoding helix-turn-helix transcriptional regulator, with the protein MRLLVLLQHAVSGSVKASKSRRVCDEAAAILEADPHAPFRAKTLEDRMHFAYDYIARCMKRHIGLTPHQYALRLKLEEARRRLVLTDLPGERIAEEVGFPDYNYFIRVFRKQTGMTPGGYRRWKQGTT; encoded by the coding sequence ATGCGCCTGCTCGTGCTGCTTCAGCACGCCGTTTCCGGCTCCGTTAAAGCGTCCAAATCGCGACGCGTTTGCGACGAGGCCGCAGCCATTCTCGAAGCCGATCCCCACGCGCCGTTTCGCGCCAAAACGCTCGAAGATCGGATGCACTTCGCCTACGATTACATCGCCCGCTGCATGAAACGCCACATCGGCTTGACGCCGCATCAGTACGCGCTCCGGCTCAAGCTCGAGGAAGCCCGGCGGCGGCTTGTCCTGACCGATCTGCCCGGGGAGCGGATTGCCGAGGAGGTCGGCTTTCCGGATTACAATTATTTTATTCGCGTGTTCCGGAAGCAGACGGGGATGACGCCGGGCGGCTATCGGCGCTGGAAGCAGGGAACGACGTAA
- a CDS encoding alpha-amylase family protein: protein MRFRQVHLDFHTSEAIPGIGTRFDKRQFQEALRIGHVDSITVFSKCHHGWAYHPSKANEMHPHLDFDLLGSMIEAAHEIGVKTPVYLSAGLDEKLALRHPEWLIRSQDDRTRWVDSFLKPGYHEFCFNTPYLDILLAQIEEVTREYDADGIFLDIVGVRQCCCAACISELRRRGKDPRRAEDVLELGEETYARYVRRVREVVHGIKPGLPIFHNSGHVRRGRRDLARANTHLELESLPTGGWGYDHFPLSARYVQQLGMPFLGMTGKFHTSWGEFGGYKHPNALRYEAALSLANGAGCSIGDQLPPDGRMDEATYRLIGAAYREVEAKEAWCRDAVNVADVAVLTLEALQSEQGEERTGLSDTGAVRMLLEGHILFDVADLETDLTPYRVVVLPDKVRIGEELGRKLNAYIEQGGRVLATGCSGLNEQGDAFALDLGVRLVGENPYRPDYCRPSFPLPSLGEAAFVCYAPGLSVELSGGKELAARENPYFNRDAFAFCSHQHTPNSGEYGGPGMAASDAGIYIAWNVFEDYAVKGSLFLKELVLHALNLLLPSKTVDTGLPAQGVTTVQRQPGSGRYVHHLLYASPVKRGSGIEVIEDIVPLRDVTATLALPEPVKRIYLAPQMEELPFERTGERSVRYTVPEVTCHQMVVLEV from the coding sequence ATGAGGTTCAGGCAGGTGCATCTCGATTTCCACACGTCGGAAGCGATCCCAGGCATCGGGACGCGGTTCGACAAGCGCCAGTTCCAAGAGGCGCTGCGAATCGGGCACGTCGACTCGATCACCGTGTTTTCCAAATGCCATCACGGCTGGGCCTATCATCCGAGCAAGGCGAACGAAATGCATCCGCATCTCGATTTCGACCTGCTTGGAAGCATGATCGAAGCGGCGCACGAGATCGGCGTCAAAACGCCCGTCTACCTGTCCGCGGGACTCGACGAAAAGCTGGCGCTGCGGCATCCCGAATGGCTCATTCGTTCGCAGGACGACCGCACGCGGTGGGTGGACAGCTTTCTGAAGCCGGGCTATCACGAGTTTTGCTTCAACACGCCTTATCTCGATATTCTGCTTGCGCAGATCGAAGAGGTGACGCGCGAGTACGACGCGGACGGCATCTTTCTCGATATCGTCGGCGTCCGCCAATGCTGCTGCGCGGCGTGCATCTCCGAGCTGCGCAGGCGGGGCAAAGACCCGCGCCGGGCGGAAGACGTGCTGGAGCTCGGCGAGGAGACCTACGCCCGCTACGTCCGGCGCGTGCGCGAAGTCGTGCACGGGATCAAGCCGGGGCTGCCGATTTTCCATAACAGCGGGCACGTCCGGCGCGGACGCCGGGATTTGGCGAGGGCGAACACCCATCTGGAGCTGGAATCGCTGCCGACCGGCGGCTGGGGGTACGATCATTTTCCGTTGTCCGCGCGGTACGTTCAGCAGCTGGGAATGCCGTTTCTCGGAATGACGGGCAAATTCCATACGTCCTGGGGAGAATTCGGCGGCTACAAGCATCCGAACGCGCTGCGGTACGAAGCCGCGCTCAGTCTCGCGAACGGGGCGGGGTGCTCGATCGGCGACCAGCTTCCGCCGGACGGACGAATGGACGAAGCGACGTACCGGCTGATCGGCGCCGCTTACCGCGAGGTCGAAGCGAAGGAAGCCTGGTGCAGGGATGCCGTCAATGTGGCCGATGTGGCCGTCCTCACATTGGAAGCGCTTCAGTCGGAACAAGGAGAAGAGCGGACCGGCTTGTCGGATACCGGGGCGGTGCGGATGCTGCTTGAGGGCCATATTTTGTTCGACGTAGCCGATCTGGAGACGGATTTGACCCCGTACCGCGTCGTCGTGCTGCCGGACAAGGTGCGGATAGGGGAAGAGCTCGGGCGCAAGCTGAACGCCTACATCGAGCAGGGTGGACGGGTGCTCGCGACGGGATGCTCGGGATTGAACGAGCAGGGCGACGCCTTCGCTCTCGACCTGGGCGTCCGCCTCGTCGGAGAAAATCCGTACCGGCCGGACTACTGCCGTCCGTCGTTTCCGTTGCCGAGCCTGGGGGAAGCCGCGTTCGTCTGCTATGCGCCGGGACTGAGCGTCGAGCTCTCGGGCGGGAAGGAGCTCGCGGCTCGCGAAAATCCGTACTTCAACCGTGACGCGTTTGCGTTTTGCTCGCACCAGCATACGCCGAATTCGGGCGAATACGGGGGCCCGGGCATGGCGGCAAGCGACGCCGGCATCTATATCGCCTGGAACGTATTCGAGGATTATGCCGTCAAGGGCAGCCTGTTTTTGAAGGAGCTCGTTCTTCACGCGCTGAACCTGCTGCTTCCTTCGAAAACCGTCGATACGGGTCTTCCCGCCCAGGGCGTCACGACCGTCCAGCGGCAGCCGGGCAGCGGGCGCTACGTTCACCATTTGCTGTATGCGTCGCCGGTGAAGCGGGGCAGCGGCATCGAGGTCATCGAGGATATCGTGCCTTTGCGGGACGTAACCGCGACGCTTGCGCTGCCCGAGCCGGTTAAGAGAATCTATCTCGCCCCGCAAATGGAGGAGCTCCCGTTCGAGCGGACGGGCGAGAGAAGCGTTC